In one window of Cloacibacillus sp. DNA:
- a CDS encoding glycine/sarcosine/betaine reductase component B subunit: MRLELHKVHIKGLDFAEKTHVKNGVLYVNKEEAEALVAEDRNFSKVSIDFARPGEKMRIIPVKDAVEPRVKIGKGNYFPGFMAPMEKAGNGETLVLDGTAVVTCGPIVAFQEGFIDMSGPAAPYSPFSETYNIVLSVEPVENLEKHLYETSLREAGLKLAVYLARCAEENGAKADEVAVFEKGDTFEESQKYPDLPKVIYVCMNITQGLLHDTYLYAADLRPSLPTLIHPNEVLDGAMVSGNCVSACDKNTTWHHCHNPIVQALYARHGKEINFLGMVPTQESTVLAGKIRASQMNLSIAQQLGADGVIVSEEGYGNPDTDLCLNAKNFENAGIKAVLVSDESAGTDGASQSLADATPELTGFISTGNVNEMIEVSAMDKVIGYPESIAVLSGGAEESLRPDGSMYVELQSIIASTAEIGFNKLGCEWV, translated from the coding sequence ATGCGTTTGGAGTTGCATAAGGTCCACATCAAGGGACTTGATTTTGCAGAGAAAACCCACGTAAAGAACGGCGTGCTCTATGTCAACAAAGAAGAAGCCGAGGCCCTCGTCGCCGAGGACAGGAACTTCTCGAAGGTGAGCATAGACTTTGCCCGCCCCGGTGAGAAGATGCGCATCATTCCGGTCAAGGATGCGGTCGAACCCCGCGTTAAGATCGGCAAGGGCAATTATTTCCCAGGCTTCATGGCTCCCATGGAGAAGGCGGGAAACGGAGAGACCCTCGTCCTTGACGGCACCGCGGTAGTCACCTGCGGCCCGATCGTCGCCTTCCAGGAGGGCTTCATCGACATGAGCGGCCCCGCAGCCCCCTATTCACCCTTCTCAGAAACATATAACATCGTCCTCTCGGTAGAGCCCGTAGAGAATCTTGAGAAGCACCTTTACGAAACTTCGCTCCGCGAAGCCGGACTTAAGCTCGCCGTCTACCTCGCCCGCTGCGCGGAAGAGAACGGCGCGAAGGCCGACGAGGTCGCGGTATTTGAAAAGGGCGACACCTTTGAGGAGAGCCAGAAGTATCCCGATCTCCCGAAGGTCATCTATGTCTGCATGAACATCACGCAGGGACTGCTGCACGACACCTATCTCTATGCTGCAGACCTCCGTCCCTCGCTTCCGACGCTCATCCACCCGAACGAAGTCCTCGACGGCGCGATGGTCTCAGGAAACTGCGTCTCGGCCTGCGACAAGAACACCACCTGGCATCACTGCCACAACCCCATAGTCCAGGCGCTGTATGCCCGCCACGGCAAAGAGATCAACTTCCTCGGCATGGTTCCCACGCAGGAGAGCACGGTGCTCGCCGGTAAGATCCGCGCCTCGCAGATGAACCTCTCGATCGCGCAGCAGCTCGGCGCCGACGGCGTCATCGTCTCGGAAGAGGGCTACGGCAACCCCGATACGGACCTCTGCCTCAACGCGAAGAATTTTGAGAACGCCGGCATCAAGGCGGTCCTCGTATCCGACGAATCGGCCGGTACGGACGGCGCGAGCCAGAGCCTTGCCGACGCCACGCCGGAGCTCACGGGCTTCATCTCCACGGGCAACGTCAACGAGATGATCGAAGTTTCCGCCATGGACAAGGTCATCGGCTACCCCGAATCGATCGCGGTCCTTTCCGGCGGCGCGGAGGAAAGCCTGCGTCCCGACGGCTCAATGTACGTAGAGCTTCAGTCCATCATCGCTTCCACAGCTGAAATCGGCTTCAACAAGCTCGGCTGCGAATGGGTATAG